A stretch of the Methanobrevibacter sp. genome encodes the following:
- the terL gene encoding phage terminase large subunit yields the protein MYNKDGQFYLGARDKAILQKCVYENPYIPFKPFVKQAEMILATEKEVLIGGAAGGSKSTSLLMRALFYVQDDVNEYHALILRRTLSDLKRKGALIHKASQWLNRKEIQRDPAIRPKWDGTEHSWTFPNGNSLTFGYLRNINDLDTYQGSEYQFIGIDELTQLERFKYIYMRSRVRKTKDNKLPTQLMCSSNPGKRGNKWVRERFIEKIDADIQDKDQIRFISSSYVDNVYLDRQDYEEYLMGLDRVTREQLMNGNWYASVKGELFDESDFHLISHDEFLKIPIIRIIRYWDLAATEVLNDDKLKGNDPDYTAGVLLAKDLNGNIYILDSYEFQLESRNLINEIINTAARDKADVQYIELDGSTGKNFGLLIIDELNRRGFTTGTGNSRENKVDRARRVSADIQLNGIFLVGKDRTGFTKKWAMEFLEKITAYPNESIHDDCVVAFTGAYEKLASEKQPQRVDVDKWYST from the coding sequence ATGTACAATAAAGATGGCCAATTCTATTTAGGTGCAAGAGACAAAGCTATTCTTCAAAAATGTGTATATGAAAATCCATACATACCATTTAAACCATTTGTCAAACAAGCTGAGATGATTCTAGCAACAGAAAAGGAAGTTCTAATTGGTGGTGCCGCTGGAGGTAGTAAATCAACCAGCCTGTTAATGAGAGCCTTATTTTATGTTCAGGACGATGTTAATGAATACCATGCATTAATATTGCGTAGAACATTATCTGATTTGAAAAGGAAAGGTGCTTTAATTCATAAAGCCAGCCAATGGCTTAACCGTAAAGAGATTCAAAGAGACCCAGCTATTCGGCCGAAGTGGGATGGTACTGAACATTCATGGACATTTCCAAACGGCAATAGTTTAACCTTCGGATATTTACGTAACATTAACGACCTCGATACTTATCAGGGTTCTGAATACCAGTTCATTGGCATTGATGAGTTAACGCAACTGGAACGCTTTAAATATATTTATATGCGTTCACGTGTCCGAAAAACTAAAGACAATAAACTTCCAACACAGTTAATGTGCTCAAGTAATCCTGGTAAGCGTGGTAATAAATGGGTCAGGGAAAGATTCATCGAAAAGATAGATGCAGACATTCAGGACAAAGACCAGATAAGATTTATCAGCTCCAGTTATGTCGATAATGTTTATCTGGACAGACAGGACTATGAAGAATATCTTATGGGCTTGGATAGAGTTACACGTGAGCAGTTAATGAACGGTAACTGGTATGCTTCAGTTAAAGGTGAGCTATTTGATGAATCAGATTTCCACTTGATCTCTCATGACGAATTTTTGAAAATACCTATCATCCGGATCATCAGGTATTGGGATCTTGCTGCAACTGAAGTTCTCAACGATGACAAATTGAAAGGTAATGATCCAGATTATACCGCAGGAGTGTTACTGGCCAAAGATTTAAACGGCAATATCTACATCCTTGATTCTTATGAGTTTCAATTGGAGTCACGGAATCTTATTAATGAAATCATTAACACTGCAGCGCGTGATAAAGCGGATGTGCAGTATATAGAACTTGACGGTTCCACTGGTAAGAACTTTGGCCTGTTAATTATTGATGAATTAAACCGAAGAGGATTTACTACAGGCACTGGAAATTCACGTGAGAATAAAGTTGACCGTGCCAGAAGAGTTTCAGCTGACATCCAACTTAACGGAATTTTCCTGGTTGGGAAGGATAGAACAGGGTTTACTAAAAAATGGGCCATGGAATTTCTTGAAAAAATTACAGCCTACCCTAACGAATCCATTCACGATGACTGTGTTGTTGCATTCACCGGTGCATATGAGAAACTGGCTAGTGAAAAGCAACCTCAAAGAGTTGATGTTGATAAATGGTATTCTACATAA
- a CDS encoding winged helix-turn-helix domain-containing protein: MLPDTNSPTYIDAFAYVKRSKNRQKVIKIIEKSRMTPSEITETMNVRFSLVSRVLRELKDKDIVVCLNENEKTGKLYKLTRLGLLIYYELQYK, translated from the coding sequence ATGTTACCCGATACTAATAGCCCGACATACATTGACGCATTCGCCTATGTCAAACGTAGCAAGAACCGTCAGAAGGTTATCAAAATAATCGAAAAATCAAGAATGACTCCATCGGAAATTACAGAAACAATGAACGTAAGATTCTCTCTTGTATCAAGAGTGCTACGAGAATTAAAAGACAAAGATATTGTTGTGTGCCTTAATGAAAATGAAAAGACCGGCAAGCTATATAAACTAACTCGTCTTGGATTGCTAATATATTATGAACTTCAATATAAATAG